Genomic segment of Synechococcus sp. A15-28:
CAAGCTCCGGCAAACCGATCCGTTGGAGCAGGCCGATGAGGAGAACACCGTCCTCCATGACGTGGATGCTCGCCCGAGTGATGCCATTGCCCTGGCGGTGCGAACCGGCAGCAGCATCTGGATGCTGGAGGAGGTGGTGGCGGAAGCCTCCATTGCCGTGGATGCCGAAGCGGATGCCCGAGACCAGAGCGACTTCAACCGTTTCGTGGACGACCTCAGCCCCGCCGCCCTGGTGAAGCACCTGCGCCACCGCCATCAAGGGCAGGATCCTGGGCCGGACAGCCCAGATCAGGGGTGAGACGTCCCTTCGGGACTGGACGACCGGTCAGCCTGTTCACCCTCGGCACCATGCGGGCCCTCGGCTCGGTCGAACAGATGAGCGAGGTGCTTCAGGCAGCGGTCCTCGCCGGAATCAATCACCTCGAAACGGCTCCGGCCTACGGCCCGGCGGAGGACTTCCTGGGCCAGGCACTGCAGCGAGCGGACCGACAGCCCGATGGAGGCTGGGTGATGACCAGCAAGCTGCTGCCGGGCCTGTCCCTGAGGGAAGGCAAGCATCAGCTGCTGAAGATCCTGGAACGTCTGGGCTGCAACAAGCTCGACAACCTAGCCATCCATGGCCTCAACCGGCCCGAGCATCTCGACTGGGCCCTGCAGGGGGATGGCAGGGCCTTGCTGGACTGGGCCCAGGGGGAGGGCCACACCGTCCAGGTGGGGTTCAGCAGCCATGGCAGCCAGGACCTGATCGCAACAGCCATCAGCAGTGGGCGATTCCAGTTCTGCAGCCTGCATCTCCACCTGCTGGATCCCCAGCGGCTGCCGCTGGCCCTACGGGCCTTGAAGCGGGGCATGGGGATCCTGGCGATTTCTCCGGCGGACAAGGGCGGACGCCTGCAGGCGCCAAGTCCAACCCTGAAAAGCGATTGCGCCCCGTTCACCCCCCTGCAACTGGCCTATCGCTTTCTGCTGGCCCAGGGGATCTCCACCCTCAGCGTCGGAGCAGCCAAGGCCTCGGATCTCGCGCTCGCCGCTGCGCTTCAACGCAGTGATTCACCCCTCACAGCAGAGGAACAATCCAGCCTGCAGCGGTTAGCAGACCATCGCCGAGGGCGTTTGGGATCCGATCTCTGCGGGCAGTGCCAGGCCTGTCTGCCCTGCCCGAATGAGGTGCCCATTCCAGAGCTGCTGCGGTTGCGCAATCTGGCCATCGGCCATGACATGACCCCCTTCTGCCAGGAGCGATACAACCTCATCGGAAGAGCCGGTCACTGGTGGGAAACCCTGGATGCCAGCGCATGTCAGCGCTGTGGGGATTGCCTGCCCCGCTGTCCTCACCAGCTGAAGATTCCAGACTTGCTGGCGGACACCCACCGTCGATTGCAGGCGGCCCCGCGACGCCGGTTATGGGGCTGAGGCACGCCAGCGGTCCTGCAGCACCAATCGCTCCTCCTCCATCAACGGGGGCAACGACCAGCAACGCTCCCAGCGTGATGCCGGGGGAAGCAGCAGATCTCGCCAAGGCTTGGGCAGGTCTTGACGATCCAGCTCCATCGCGTCGGCCTCAAGCGGTGCACGCCAGCCAGTTAGCAGCAGTTTGCGGCGAAGGGGAGAGGTCCAGGCCGCGTCAACCCAGGCCTGGGGGAGTGGCTCTCTGGTTTCCTTGGGACGCACCAGCAGCGTCCAGTGCAATGGGGCTCCTTGAGCGGGAAGCACGGCCGTCAGACGTGGATCACGGCGCAACAGGGGCATGCAGCGCTGCAGGGGCAGCACCACCACCCGGGCCTTGTCCTTGAGCAACCAGTTGGTGGCGCGGCGGTCGTCCATGGTCAGCAGCTGCTGCCGCAGACGTCGCAGGGTGGAGCGCCCCCCACAACGATCCGCCAGATCGATCACCCAACGTGGACTCGCGGGAAGAATCACTCGTCCGCGTAGGGACGGTTGCAGAAGCACATCCCAACCTGCCCTGGCCGCTTCGGCCCAGGCAGCGCCGTTGCGGAACAGCATCACCCAGGGACTCACTCCGACCGGCAACACCTTTCCCGCAAGCAGTTCACCCTGCAGTGCCAGGAGGCGTTGTGCCTGAGCACCAAGTCTCTGCTCCAAGGGTGGCGCCTGGATCCGCTGCAGTTGATCCGGCGGCAGCCCCTGCAACCATCCGTCGTTGAGGGCCAGCAGATCGCCGCCGACCCGTTCCTGGTCATCACGGTCCTGGTCATCTCGGTCCGTGGTCTCGGCCTCCTGCCAGGACCAGGTCCAGGGGGATGGCAGCTGCTCCGACCAGGGCTTGGGAAGGAGGCCGCGGGCAGCACGGAGCTGCGGTGGTGCCGTTCCCCTGCGGCAGGCCGCCACAAGGCCGGCACCGGCGACAGCCCCCAGCTGCAGCAGGCGGCGACGACTGACCCGACTGGAAAAACCGCTTGCCCTCATGCCTCAGACGCTACGGCGGACGCCAGCAACTGATCCATGGCGCGATCGCAATCCTCCACGAGGGCCTCGATCGGGTGTCCCTGCAACTGAGCCAACAGCAGCAACCCTCCAGCACCGACGCCCTCCTTGACGAACCCGTCTTCGTAATCACGCAAGGCGGGCTGCCGACTGGTGTGGAAACGGACGCCACTGGCCAGGCCCGCCAGGGACACACCGAAACGTTGGCCGACCTCGTCCAGCAAACAGCCCAGGGCCG
This window contains:
- a CDS encoding ABC transporter substrate-binding protein, encoding MRASGFSSRVSRRRLLQLGAVAGAGLVAACRRGTAPPQLRAARGLLPKPWSEQLPSPWTWSWQEAETTDRDDQDRDDQERVGGDLLALNDGWLQGLPPDQLQRIQAPPLEQRLGAQAQRLLALQGELLAGKVLPVGVSPWVMLFRNGAAWAEAARAGWDVLLQPSLRGRVILPASPRWVIDLADRCGGRSTLRRLRQQLLTMDDRRATNWLLKDKARVVVLPLQRCMPLLRRDPRLTAVLPAQGAPLHWTLLVRPKETREPLPQAWVDAAWTSPLRRKLLLTGWRAPLEADAMELDRQDLPKPWRDLLLPPASRWERCWSLPPLMEEERLVLQDRWRASAP
- a CDS encoding aldo/keto reductase; the protein is MRALGSVEQMSEVLQAAVLAGINHLETAPAYGPAEDFLGQALQRADRQPDGGWVMTSKLLPGLSLREGKHQLLKILERLGCNKLDNLAIHGLNRPEHLDWALQGDGRALLDWAQGEGHTVQVGFSSHGSQDLIATAISSGRFQFCSLHLHLLDPQRLPLALRALKRGMGILAISPADKGGRLQAPSPTLKSDCAPFTPLQLAYRFLLAQGISTLSVGAAKASDLALAAALQRSDSPLTAEEQSSLQRLADHRRGRLGSDLCGQCQACLPCPNEVPIPELLRLRNLAIGHDMTPFCQERYNLIGRAGHWWETLDASACQRCGDCLPRCPHQLKIPDLLADTHRRLQAAPRRRLWG
- a CDS encoding bifunctional nuclease family protein; this encodes MVEMSVAGIALDAASRTPIVLLRDPSGRRQVPIWIDQTQAHNIMAGLQGTEQPRPLSHDLMAALLVAGGLELERVIVHAIEDSTFHAVLKLRQTDPLEQADEENTVLHDVDARPSDAIALAVRTGSSIWMLEEVVAEASIAVDAEADARDQSDFNRFVDDLSPAALVKHLRHRHQGQDPGPDSPDQG